A stretch of the Pirellulales bacterium genome encodes the following:
- the rplT gene encoding 50S ribosomal protein L20, whose amino-acid sequence MRTTSAVPRNRAKKRLFRKAKGFVGGRRRLYRTATENLVRSGVYAFRDRRRRRRDLRALWIIRVNAAVRERGLRFGEFINGLGKAKIELDRKSLSEMAIADPGAFDAVVALVKSALGAK is encoded by the coding sequence ATGCGTACCACATCTGCCGTACCCCGTAACCGAGCCAAGAAGCGCCTCTTCCGCAAGGCAAAGGGCTTTGTCGGCGGACGCCGCCGGCTGTACCGCACCGCGACCGAAAATCTGGTCCGCAGCGGCGTGTATGCTTTCCGCGATCGCCGTCGCCGCCGCCGCGATTTGCGGGCCTTGTGGATCATTCGTGTGAATGCCGCCGTGCGGGAACGTGGACTGCGCTTCGGCGAATTCATCAACGGGTTGGGCAAAGCAAAAATCGAGTTGGATCGCAAATCGCTTTCTGAAATGGCGATTGCCGATCCGGGCGCTTTCGACGCCGTCGTCGCACTCGTCAAATCCGCACTGGGAGCCAAGTAA
- the rpmI gene encoding 50S ribosomal protein L35, translating to MPKMKTHKGVKKRFRATAKGKVKHRRAGTSHLNSRMTQKRIRHLRRTGVMEKPDTHRILEALAGNSY from the coding sequence ATGCCGAAGATGAAAACCCACAAGGGCGTGAAAAAGCGTTTTCGCGCCACCGCCAAAGGCAAAGTGAAGCACCGCCGCGCCGGCACCAGCCACTTGAACAGCCGAATGACGCAAAAGCGCATTCGCCACTTGCGGCGCACCGGCGTGATGGAAAAGCCTGACACGCACCGCATTTTGGAAGCGCTGGCGGGAAACAGCTACTAG